One window of the Rhinoraja longicauda isolate Sanriku21f chromosome 2, sRhiLon1.1, whole genome shotgun sequence genome contains the following:
- the igfbp3 gene encoding insulin-like growth factor-binding protein 3 yields MVYALCVLAVAAAASVKLAASLGPVVRCEPCDARALAQCKPLAQGDCEPVREPGCGCCTTCALRQGQQCGVYTERCASGLTCLPLAGATKPLQSLLEGKGVCTNETSRVRVYHNSAGNVNRSEEERNASNSGNEWSPNTHRMHESKTHQPHRKLLRKEASRKSQLYKINNEAENTETTNFSSEIKHDTEYGPCRREVEDILKNLKAVSILSPRGVYIPNCDKKGFYKKKQCRSSKGRRRGLCWCVDKYGTRLFMALGYDRNEELRCYSFESK; encoded by the exons ATGGTGTACGCGCTGTGTGTGCTGGCCGTGGCGGCGGCGGCCAGTGTGAAGCTGGCGGCCTCACTGGGACCCGTGGTCCGCTGCGAGCCGTGCGACGCCCGGGCTCTGGCGCAGTGCAAGCCGCTGGCACAGGGCGACTGCGAGCCGGTGAGGGAGCCCGGCTGTGGCTGCTGCACCACCTGCGCCCTCCGACAGGGGCAGCAGTGCGGCGTCTACACCGAGCGCTGCGCCTCGGGCCTCACCTGTCTGCCGCTGGCGGGCGCGACCAAACCGCTACAGTCGCTGCTGGAGGGCAAAGGAGTCTGCACCAACGAGACGTCCAGAGTCCGCGTCTACCACAACTCTGCAG GAAACGTTAACCGTTCAGAGGAAGAAAGGAATGCCAGTAACTCCGGGAATGAGTGGAGTCCCAACACACACCGAATGCATGAGAGTAAAACTCATCAACCTCACAGGAAGCTGCTGAGGAAGGAAGCCTCTAGAAAATCCCAGCTGTACAAAATTAACAATGAGGCAGAGAACACTGAAACCACCAACTTTTCCTCAGAAATAAAGCACGACACAGAATAT GGTCCTTGTCGGAGAGAAGTGGAAGATATCCTAAAAAATCTGAAAGCTGTATCCATTCTGAGCCCCAGAGGTGTATACATTCCAAATTGTGACAAGAAAGGTTTCTACAAGAAaaaacag TGCCGATCCTCTAAAGGGAGGAGAAGAGGTTTGTGCTGGTGTGTGGATAAATATGGCACTCGGCTGTTTATGGCACTCGGCTATGACAGGAATGAGGAACTGCGCTGTTACAGCTTTGAGAGTAAGTGA